The following are encoded together in the Plasmodium reichenowi strain SY57 chromosome 3, whole genome shotgun sequence genome:
- a CDS encoding EB1-like protein, with translation MTEYKDLQTAGKMDSSYFVSRKELIEWVNRYLKLNITKVEQCSNGAIYIQLLDILFPNKSVLHKAKWNAKMEYECIINYKLIQSVFNKLGIKKYMDVDKLIKGKYQDNFEFLQWFKSFFERIVDYNNEQVINYDPIERRKLCLLGERGDYKQLNNYLPEWAKTDINILKEKKYIYSDPNMGTNLHKTKNVDHRESVSQEISTGCGKGTSRGMNNSMVNNNINNLNDNINNNVNNNVNNNVNNSTNVNINNSVSNNVNNYMNSNMYSGNTTSTITSITTTSSNNNNNNNNNNNNKIVKSERGTMHINLNNDNNNNNIIYSNNNTSLLSSYNDINIHKNKNTSSHHHHYHHPNNNNNINKRLSLSNKIISQGSLSYYHNKAKMLESQKDYNSLMDQNKKLKTQLENKNQELILIQNKLKEEENEKKILHFQKNFYYNKLRFLELLCNQTNDSYILIHDIQQIIYARDNTYFHQTVSLKDKNNTEDDESMEPNNTNELSLQNSIPHNESLTYNTQGSIDYATYCS, from the coding sequence ATGACTGAATATAAAGACTTACAAACAGCAGGGAAAATGGATTCGTCATATTTTGTAAGTCGAAAGGAATTAATTGAATGGGTAAATAGATATTTAAAgttaaatataacaaaagTAGAACAATGTTCTAATGGagcaatatatatacaattattaGATATTCTTTTTCCCAATAAATCAGTTTTGCATAAAGCAAAATGGAATGCCAAAATGGAATATGaatgtataataaattataaattaatcCAAAGTGTTTTTAATAAACTTGgtataaagaaatatatggATGTAGacaaattaataaaaggAAAGTATCAAGATAATTTCGAATTCTTACAATGGTTTAAATCTTTTTTTGAACGTATTGTAGATTATAATAACGAGCAAGTAATTAATTATGACCCGATAGAAAGGAGAAAATTGTGTCTCTTAGGTGAGAGAGGAGATTATAAACAACTAAATAATTATCTGCCCGAATGGGCCAAAActgatataaatattttaaaagaaaaaaaatatatatatagtgATCCTAATATGGGAACAAATTTACATAAAACCAAAAACGTGGATCATAGGGAAAGTGTTAGTCAGGAAATTTCTACAGGATGTGGGAAAGGCACATCAAGAGGTATGAACAATAGTATggtaaataataatataaataatttgaatgataatataaataataatgtgaataataatgtgaataataatgtgaataatagtacaaatgttaatataaataatagtgtgtctaataatgtaaataattatatgaatagtAATATGTATAGTGGAAATACAACTTCTACTATAACATCGATTACTACAACTtcatcaaataataataataataataataataataataataacaaaattgTAAAGAGTGAAAGAGGAACTATGCacataaatttaaataatgacaataataataataatataatttatagtaataataatacatcTTTATTATCCTCTTAcaatgatataaatatacataaaaataaaaatacatctagtcatcatcatcattatcatcatcctaataataataataatataaacaaaagATTGTCTCtttcaaataaaattatttctCAAGGTTCTTTATCctattatcataataaagCCAAAATGTTAGAAAGTCAAAAAGATTACAATTCTTTAATGGAccaaaataaaaaattaaaaacaCAATTAGAAAACAAAAATCAAGAActtatattaatacaaaataaattaaaagaagaagaaaatgaaaaaaaaattcttcactttcaaaaaaatttctattataataaattacGTTTTCTAGAATTGTTATGTAATCAAACTAATGATAGCtacatattaatacatGACATACAACAAATCATATATGCTCGTGATAATACTTATTTTCATCAGACTGTTTCACTCaaggataaaaataatactgAAGATGATGAATCTATGGAACCTAACAATACTAATGAATTATCTCTACAAAATTCTATACCTCACAATGAGTCCCTTACATATAACACTCAAGGTTCGATAGACTACGCCACCTACTGTTCATAA
- a CDS encoding ATP-dependent Clp protease proteolytic subunit: MIYLFLFLFLILLKNKKIQTKKSIKNSNIFTFIPVSKKNEIIKENLGKLLTYNLQYDQGYTNYNKKVRKINVHNSSSEFANNINLDIEKENNERAILKKEDLNFEIKNDCISKDNINKKKIKNMHNKDEGMIQHTNTNDNIDYTNSNYNNYLNYDVKKKNNKKRKYSKVQQQIITNNDDIKDMKKDVKLFFFKKRIIYLTDEINKKTADELISQLLYLDNINHNDIKIYINSPGGSINEGLAILDIFNYIKSDIQTISFGLVASMASVILASGKKGKRKSLPNCRIMIHQPLGNAFGHPQDIEIQTKEILYLKKLLYHYLSSFTNQTVQTIEKDSDRDYYMNALEAKQYGIIDEVIETKLPHPYFNKVEK; encoded by the coding sequence atgatatatttattcttattcCTATTTTTGAtcttattaaaaaataagaaaatacaaactaaaaaaagtataaagAACTcgaatatttttacattcATACCAGTatccaaaaaaaatgaaattattaaaGAAAACCTAGGGAAACTATTAACGTATAATTTACAATATGATCAAGGATATACAAACTATAATAAAAAGGTAAGAAAAATAAACGTACATAATAGCTCATCAGAATTCgcaaataatattaaccTAGATATcgaaaaggaaaataatgaaagagccattttaaaaaaagaagatttaaattttgaaataaaaaatgacTGTATATCAAAAgataacataaataaaaaaaaaataaaaaatatgcatAATAAAGATGAAGGAATGATACAACATACCAATActaatgataatattgatTACACAAATAGTAACtataataattatcttAATTATgatgttaaaaaaaaaaataataaaaaaaggaaatattCAAAAGTACAACAACAGATTATCACgaataatgatgatattaaAGACATGAAAAAAGATGtcaaattatttttttttaaaaaaagaattatatatttaacagatgaaataaataaaaaaacagCAGATGAACTTATTAGtcaattattatatttagataatataaatcataatgatattaaaatatatattaattcaCCAGGAGGTTCCATAAATGAGGGACTAGCCATTctagatatatttaattatattaaatcaGATATACAAACCATATCATTTGGTTTAGTTGCATCTATGGCCTCAGTGATTTTAGCTAGTggaaaaaaaggaaaaagaaaGTCTTTACCTAATTGTAGAATCATGATACATCAACCTCTTGGTAACGCTTTTGGTCATCCACAAGATATTGAAATACAAACAAAAGAAATTCTTTATCTTAAAAAACTTCTATATCATTATCTATCATCATTTACCAATCAAACAGTCCAAACGATTGAAAAAGATTCTGATAGagattattatatgaatgCACTAGAAGCAAAACAATATGGAATCATAGATGAAGTTATTGAAACTAAATTACCACATccatattttaataaagtagaaaaataa
- a CDS encoding hypothetical protein (conserved Plasmodium protein, unknown function) encodes MEVSIETLKEKFLNMNSDIELIERKLKDEMGKLYEDNINPYYLLNDFDKIKKDLENIHKELNNLYIKKNMSIKYLHRQMQNYNFLLNLENNLNSPSKYFHNYHSSEILLKNYFYEDIKNFLLNINYNEINNLIFQEYQQKYMDRQTPVQANINKIYNEHMNSKSFNLNSSTGTIEYHEMEKQDLYTNGMSNMNNMNSMNSINNMNNKNNMNNKNNMNNMNNNEHDDLRNINEKENFFVPIDDATFQTVPALIRRRAKLQDINMIYKTLYDMAIKSGNCLPVEKLELMRMNLQVFGQTGEAKIATLRYLKIIEVLNKNSSVRLLECLGLKKKKKKKKTCIGK; translated from the exons atggaGGTATCAATAGAAACATTAAAGGAAAAG tttttaaatatgaacaGTGACATTGAATTAATAGAAAGGAAATTAAAAGATGAGATGGGGAAATTATACgaagataatataaatccatattatttattaaacGATTTCgataaaattaaaaaagattTAGAGAATATACATAAGGAACTGaataatttgtatataaagaaaaatatgagcataaaatatttacatagACAAATgcaaaattataatttcttattaaatttagaaaataatttaaattctccttcaaaatattttcataattatcatagttcagaaatattattaaagaactatttttatgaagatatcaaaaattttttattaaatataaattataatgaaataaataatttaatttttcaagAATATCAACAGAAGTATATGGATAGGCAAACACCAGTACAAgcaaatataaataaaatatataatgaacaTATGAATTCAAAAAgttttaatttaaattcaTCTACTGGAACAATTGAGTATCATGAAATGGAAAAGCAAGATTTATACACAAATGGTATGTctaatatgaataatatgaatagtatgaatagtataaataatatgaataataagaataatatgaataataagaataatatgaataatatgaataataacGAACATGATGATctaagaaatataaatgagAAAGAAAACTTTTTTGTGCCAATAGACGATGCAACTTTTCAAACAGTACCAGCTCTAATAAGAAGGAGGGCAAAATTACAGGATATTAATATGATTtataaaacattatatGATATGGCTATAAAATCTGgaaa ttgTCTCCCCGTGGAAAAGTTAGAATTGATGAGAATGAATTTACAAGTATTTGGACAAACAg gAGAAGCTAAAATCGCCACATTAagatatttaaaaattatagaaGTCCTTAATAA AAATTCTTCGGTTAGGCTACTTGAGTGCTTGGGcttaaaaaagaaaaaaaagaaaaaaaaaacatgcataggaaaataa